One region of Candidatus Saccharibacteria bacterium genomic DNA includes:
- a CDS encoding DUF2267 domain-containing protein yields MKYHVLINKIKKLANSRDGVSQDALELVVENVAMHLTDYTRRGFAAKLPEELRSAAMMVPTASTLDDDIIEQFMDIDDVDERSARDYVRAAWQAISELFDRESVEDITAELPRRMVAVLE; encoded by the coding sequence ATGAAATATCATGTTCTCATCAATAAAATAAAAAAACTGGCAAACTCACGCGATGGGGTGTCGCAGGATGCACTCGAACTCGTGGTGGAAAACGTGGCTATGCACCTAACTGACTATACGCGTCGTGGTTTTGCGGCCAAACTCCCCGAGGAACTGCGCTCAGCAGCCATGATGGTACCCACAGCGAGTACGCTCGACGACGATATTATTGAACAGTTTATGGATATAGATGATGTCGATGAACGCAGTGCGCGAGATTATGTTCGCGCGGCCTGGCAAGCCATCAGTGAGCTGTTTGATAGAGAGTCTGTAGAAGATATTACTGCCGAGCTGCCGAGGAGAATGGTTGCGGTTCTGGAGTAG
- the rsmA gene encoding ribosomal RNA small subunit methyltransferase A: MKETTPKKSLGQHWLYDEATLDSICDSAHVQAGDHVLEVGPGLGSLTRKLLQRGAVVTAVELDHTLALNLESNLRDGFIDRRLLENITVVEGDILRFNLRQLPRQYKVVANIPYYLTSNLIRVLSESENPFSEAALLVQKEVAERVVAVPGQMSILSVSVQYYCQVSLGAFVPKKLFTPPPKVDSQVLELNFRQTPLFNDVATNVFFRLVKAGFSQKRKTLVNALSAGLAMPKEEARALLASAGIEERSRAQALSLEQWHKLYTLHETHNKKQAASIKEPA, from the coding sequence ATGAAAGAAACAACGCCAAAAAAATCTCTAGGGCAGCATTGGCTATACGACGAAGCCACGCTTGATAGTATCTGTGATAGTGCCCACGTTCAAGCAGGTGACCATGTGCTCGAAGTTGGACCGGGGCTTGGTTCGCTGACGCGTAAGTTACTGCAACGCGGTGCGGTTGTGACGGCGGTAGAGCTAGACCACACACTTGCCCTGAACCTCGAGAGCAACTTACGGGACGGATTTATAGATAGGCGTTTGCTCGAAAACATTACGGTTGTGGAGGGTGATATTTTACGGTTTAATCTGCGTCAGCTCCCACGGCAGTACAAAGTGGTCGCCAATATCCCGTATTATTTGACAAGCAACCTTATCCGCGTGCTTTCGGAGAGTGAGAATCCGTTTAGCGAGGCCGCTCTGTTAGTCCAGAAAGAAGTAGCCGAACGCGTTGTCGCCGTGCCTGGGCAAATGAGCATACTGAGCGTAAGCGTACAGTACTACTGCCAAGTTTCGCTCGGTGCTTTTGTGCCAAAGAAGCTTTTTACACCGCCACCTAAGGTAGACAGTCAGGTGCTGGAGCTGAACTTTCGCCAAACGCCGTTGTTTAACGATGTCGCAACCAATGTATTTTTCCGGCTGGTTAAAGCGGGTTTCAGCCAAAAACGCAAAACCCTTGTCAACGCTTTAAGCGCAGGTTTAGCAATGCCCAAGGAAGAGGCGCGTGCTCTACTCGCTAGCGCGGGAATCGAAGAAAGATCTCGCGCGCAAGCCCTATCGCTCGAGCAGTGGCACAAACTCTACACGCTTCATGAAACACATAACAAAAAGCAAGCAGCATCCATTAAGGAGCCGGCTTAA
- a CDS encoding DUF348 domain-containing protein, producing MITIKQVVKTVLEPINERTRWYHKHPANVPLLLFATLLALSGAVYWYANKQGVVADFVARDTFIAMVSYDGQKTTVPTDAEKVGDLLKKMNIRLAAGDRVEPAASEQITQDNFLVNVYRSAPIVVEDSDVRTITRSAAATPRSMVETANITLYGEDLVNVMPAENFLLQKTLGHRVVIDRAVPVGITLYGQPLSVRSQASTVDELLQEKKITLGKDDTVKPAASTAVSPNMQVSVVRNGIQVITLSEDIPAPVRTVIDMSLSFGSQAVRQEGSAGKRVQTYEINVQNGEEVSRKLLQSVVTVQPVERIVAKGNTVNIPADKQAVMAAAGISPNDYAYVDYVFSRESRWNTAATNAGGCAGLGQACPGSKVTNACANWQTNAVCQTQFFTGYAVGRYGSWERAYNFWLSHHWW from the coding sequence ATGATAACAATAAAACAAGTTGTAAAAACAGTCCTCGAGCCCATAAATGAACGCACGCGTTGGTATCATAAGCATCCGGCGAATGTGCCTCTGCTGCTATTTGCGACTCTGCTGGCGCTGAGCGGTGCGGTCTATTGGTATGCAAATAAACAGGGAGTCGTGGCTGATTTTGTCGCGCGCGATACCTTTATTGCAATGGTGTCGTACGATGGACAAAAAACAACTGTTCCGACCGATGCGGAAAAAGTAGGCGATTTACTGAAAAAAATGAACATCCGTTTGGCTGCTGGTGACCGCGTCGAACCGGCGGCTAGCGAACAAATCACCCAAGATAATTTTCTCGTCAATGTGTACCGATCGGCGCCAATAGTCGTAGAAGATAGTGATGTACGGACGATAACTCGTTCGGCCGCGGCAACACCTAGGAGCATGGTTGAAACGGCAAACATTACCCTGTACGGTGAAGACTTGGTCAATGTGATGCCGGCAGAAAATTTCTTGCTCCAAAAAACACTAGGCCACCGAGTAGTCATTGACCGGGCAGTTCCGGTCGGTATCACGCTGTACGGGCAGCCGCTGTCGGTGCGGTCTCAGGCATCAACTGTAGACGAGCTGCTGCAGGAGAAAAAGATTACGCTAGGCAAAGACGACACCGTCAAGCCAGCCGCTAGCACAGCCGTTTCGCCTAATATGCAAGTTTCTGTAGTCAGAAACGGCATACAGGTAATTACGCTTAGCGAAGATATTCCGGCCCCGGTACGAACGGTAATAGATATGTCGCTTTCTTTTGGCAGCCAGGCTGTAAGACAAGAGGGCAGTGCAGGCAAGCGCGTGCAAACTTACGAAATTAATGTTCAAAACGGCGAGGAAGTAAGTCGTAAATTGCTTCAGTCCGTGGTGACGGTGCAACCTGTTGAGCGCATAGTCGCCAAGGGCAACACTGTCAACATCCCCGCCGACAAGCAGGCCGTTATGGCTGCAGCGGGTATTAGCCCGAATGACTATGCCTACGTAGATTACGTTTTTTCGCGGGAGTCGCGCTGGAATACGGCAGCGACCAACGCGGGTGGTTGTGCTGGGTTAGGCCAGGCGTGTCCAGGGAGTAAAGTCACCAATGCCTGTGCGAACTGGCAAACAAACGCAGTCTGTCAGACCCAGTTTTTTACTGGGTATGCGGTCGGACGCTATGGCAGCTGGGAACGGGCGTATAACTTCTGGCTCAGTCACCACTGGTGGTAG
- a CDS encoding UvrD-helicase domain-containing protein, with the protein MQEELLRGLNDEQRRAVLTTDGPLLIQAGAGSGKTKTLTHRIAYLIATRQATPYSILAVTFTNKAAKEMRTRVADLLGQSADDRRFMPWMGTFHSICVRLLRMDGEHIGIPRSYVIFDESDRLSVVKRICKELHVDEKSFTPRTISSYISSAKNDMIDPAEYAETAKSPTAHIVKQVYPRYQAALKDAMALDFDDLIWRTVQLLEAHKEVRSKWQKHFSHIMIDEYQDTNTAQYQLVKMLVSDAHNLAVVGDDWQSIYSWRGADFRNILRFEKDYKDCAVIKLEQNYRSTGHILNAAHGVVTKNTQRSEKQLWTSEGDGRKVQLTQVMTERSEAETVVRTIRTAVDTGFRQYKDCAVLYRTNAQSRSVEEVFVQYGVPYRVVGGVRFYDRKEIKDLIAYLRLLYQPEDRTSFERIANVPGRAVGAVSLGNFLGWAAAEKLPLSEALDRVSECDTVTGKARKGLIELADILHSLRSQLEELPPDILVESLVKRLNYLAYLDDKTTQGESRQENVRELIGVAQGYHDEGLSSFLEEVALISDLDTANLGDNAVTLMTLHSAKGLEFPVVFMLGLEESILPHSRALYDQSEMEEERRLCYVGMTRAREELYMLYTTSRSLYGGLQHNIPSRFLSEIAGDHVEETTIMPSFGRTDFTRDEDITEEGFTSLHVSSFAGVEEPRYVPELFEGDTVRHELFGTGTVVEIQGDTAAIYFKGKGLKKLNTAFAPLQKL; encoded by the coding sequence GTGCAAGAAGAGTTACTCAGAGGGCTAAATGACGAGCAGAGACGCGCCGTTTTGACGACGGATGGACCGCTTCTGATTCAAGCTGGGGCAGGCAGCGGCAAGACCAAAACGCTTACACATCGGATCGCCTATCTTATTGCAACCCGTCAAGCCACGCCGTATAGCATTTTAGCCGTCACTTTTACGAATAAAGCAGCAAAAGAAATGCGTACCCGAGTCGCGGATTTACTTGGCCAGTCGGCTGATGATAGGCGATTTATGCCGTGGATGGGCACCTTTCACAGTATTTGTGTCCGGTTGCTTCGGATGGACGGTGAACATATCGGCATACCACGTTCTTACGTCATATTTGATGAAAGCGATCGGTTGAGTGTGGTAAAACGCATTTGTAAAGAGCTGCACGTTGACGAAAAGTCATTTACACCTCGCACAATTTCGAGCTATATCAGCAGCGCCAAGAATGACATGATTGACCCTGCCGAATACGCAGAGACTGCCAAAAGTCCGACCGCTCACATTGTTAAACAGGTGTATCCGCGCTATCAGGCGGCTTTGAAAGACGCTATGGCGCTCGATTTCGACGACCTCATCTGGCGCACAGTGCAACTACTAGAGGCACATAAAGAAGTTCGTAGTAAATGGCAGAAACACTTTAGCCACATTATGATTGACGAGTACCAGGACACAAACACTGCCCAGTATCAGCTCGTTAAAATGCTCGTCAGTGACGCCCACAATCTTGCCGTGGTGGGCGACGACTGGCAGTCGATATATAGTTGGCGCGGGGCAGATTTTCGCAATATTTTGCGTTTCGAAAAAGATTATAAAGATTGTGCCGTCATTAAATTAGAGCAAAACTACCGCAGTACCGGACATATTCTGAACGCGGCGCATGGTGTTGTAACCAAAAACACTCAGCGTAGCGAGAAACAGCTATGGACAAGCGAGGGTGACGGCCGAAAGGTTCAGCTCACACAAGTTATGACCGAACGCAGTGAGGCAGAAACGGTTGTCCGTACCATCCGCACAGCAGTCGATACTGGGTTCAGGCAGTACAAAGATTGTGCTGTGCTGTATCGTACCAATGCCCAGAGCCGCAGCGTCGAAGAAGTTTTTGTGCAATACGGCGTGCCGTACCGAGTGGTTGGTGGTGTGCGCTTTTATGATCGCAAGGAAATCAAAGACCTCATTGCCTACCTGAGACTGCTGTACCAGCCAGAAGATCGTACGAGCTTTGAGCGAATTGCCAACGTGCCAGGCAGAGCGGTAGGGGCAGTAAGTTTAGGCAACTTTCTCGGTTGGGCTGCAGCCGAAAAACTACCACTTAGCGAAGCGCTCGATCGCGTGAGCGAATGTGATACTGTGACCGGTAAGGCACGAAAGGGGCTGATAGAGCTGGCTGACATATTGCATAGTCTACGCTCCCAGCTCGAGGAATTACCGCCGGACATTCTTGTCGAGAGTCTGGTGAAGCGGCTGAATTATCTTGCGTATCTTGACGATAAAACAACCCAGGGTGAGAGTCGGCAGGAAAATGTCCGCGAACTTATTGGGGTGGCGCAGGGCTATCACGACGAAGGGCTGAGTAGTTTTTTGGAGGAAGTGGCATTAATATCTGACCTCGACACCGCAAATCTCGGTGATAACGCCGTTACGCTCATGACTTTGCATAGCGCAAAAGGTTTGGAATTTCCGGTTGTTTTTATGCTTGGGCTAGAAGAATCTATTTTGCCACACTCCCGCGCACTGTACGACCAAAGTGAAATGGAAGAAGAGCGGCGGCTGTGCTACGTTGGTATGACACGGGCACGCGAGGAGCTGTACATGCTGTACACGACATCGCGGTCGCTCTACGGTGGCTTGCAGCACAACATACCGAGTCGATTCCTCAGCGAAATTGCAGGTGATCATGTAGAAGAAACGACGATTATGCCTAGCTTTGGCCGTACAGACTTCACCCGGGATGAAGATATTACAGAGGAAGGTTTTACTTCATTGCATGTCTCATCGTTTGCCGGTGTCGAGGAGCCACGTTACGTACCCGAGCTATTTGAGGGAGACACGGTACGGCATGAGTTGTTTGGGACGGGAACGGTCGTAGAAATACAAGGTGATACCGCAGCCATATACTTTAAAGGCAAGGGGCTTAAGAAACTTAATACCGCTTTTGCCCCACTGCAAAAACTATAG
- a CDS encoding prepilin-type N-terminal cleavage/methylation domain-containing protein → MKKNEDGFSIVEILIVILVLSLVGTIGWIAFNRLGGNVKQTDQTNSSQANKSTRTNSTAALQPEDVTAKIKSSYESKYKLLDIDENNQPKQGEMSIRLSKSAPPQKAEGYNFYTDYDGGSSIFLMVGPVNWDSDTLPRKADTTIRTEVADILKDFGLTKTGTNGKTDDGTATDVYRGRGLICVIEAPASRTSSTGLSCGRIDAYKETAAKTQPIASAMPNVEQSTVLMNLKITDSKVSGYQKAQISQGSIDSGGGSTALLYKKNNDPWVYFRNTQQDILCSEYNTTDLRNAFKGDVCYGANDVFSTVQ, encoded by the coding sequence ATGAAGAAAAATGAAGATGGTTTTAGCATAGTAGAAATACTAATTGTGATACTCGTGCTTAGTCTCGTAGGTACTATAGGCTGGATTGCCTTTAATAGACTGGGGGGTAATGTTAAACAAACAGACCAGACCAATTCTTCGCAAGCAAATAAATCCACAAGAACCAACAGCACAGCAGCACTTCAGCCAGAAGATGTAACTGCCAAAATAAAGAGTAGCTACGAATCAAAGTATAAGCTTCTAGACATTGATGAAAACAACCAGCCAAAACAAGGGGAGATGAGTATCAGGCTCTCGAAGAGTGCGCCACCCCAAAAAGCTGAGGGCTACAACTTTTACACGGATTATGATGGTGGCTCAAGTATTTTCTTAATGGTTGGTCCTGTAAATTGGGATTCTGATACTCTCCCACGTAAAGCAGATACGACAATCCGCACAGAAGTAGCAGATATATTAAAAGACTTTGGACTAACAAAAACAGGAACCAACGGTAAAACAGATGATGGTACCGCAACAGACGTATATAGAGGTAGGGGGTTGATTTGTGTCATTGAGGCACCGGCCTCTCGAACAAGCTCAACTGGGCTTAGCTGTGGGCGTATTGACGCATACAAAGAAACGGCCGCGAAAACGCAACCGATTGCTAGTGCCATGCCCAATGTAGAGCAATCGACGGTCCTTATGAATCTGAAAATTACTGACAGCAAAGTAAGTGGCTACCAAAAAGCACAGATCAGCCAAGGTAGTATTGATAGCGGTGGTGGCTCAACTGCACTACTCTACAAGAAGAATAATGATCCATGGGTGTACTTCAGGAACACTCAGCAGGATATTTTGTGCTCTGAATATAACACTACGGATTTACGCAACGCCTTTAAGGGCGATGTATGTTATGGTGCCAATGATGTATTTTCGACGGTTCAATAA
- a CDS encoding triose-phosphate isomerase, producing MDKKLLIVGNWKMHLSVHQSSLLVHRLSERIASHRDVEVVLAPSMLALQPLSVEIDRRRFRLAAQDAFYKDEGPCTGEVSFAMLGDLVHYAIVGHSWRRLNAGDTLDVVRDKVQAAMRNDISPIICIGETKQDRDAGEAKRVIHDQLTTALMNITSKEVESIVLTYEPVWAISTGEGIIAKPRDAQDMIRYMRLQVSELYGERAANNMHILYGGSVNEHDVRSYLELPEVDGVLVGAASLNYHQFSEIVKIAYQVQTERK from the coding sequence ATGGATAAAAAACTCCTCATTGTCGGTAATTGGAAAATGCACCTCAGCGTGCATCAGTCGAGCTTACTTGTACATAGACTGAGTGAACGAATTGCGTCGCACCGTGACGTTGAGGTCGTGTTAGCGCCGAGCATGCTCGCGCTCCAACCGCTAAGCGTCGAGATAGATCGTCGTCGTTTTCGTTTGGCTGCCCAAGACGCGTTTTATAAAGACGAGGGGCCATGTACAGGTGAAGTCAGTTTTGCCATGCTGGGAGACCTCGTGCATTACGCCATTGTCGGCCACTCGTGGCGGCGGTTAAATGCTGGCGATACGCTCGATGTTGTACGGGACAAAGTTCAAGCGGCCATGCGCAACGACATATCCCCCATTATTTGCATAGGAGAAACTAAGCAAGATCGTGATGCAGGTGAAGCCAAAAGAGTCATTCATGACCAACTCACAACGGCGCTGATGAATATTACGAGCAAAGAAGTAGAGTCCATTGTACTTACCTACGAACCCGTTTGGGCCATCAGTACGGGCGAAGGTATTATTGCCAAGCCTCGTGACGCTCAAGACATGATTCGTTACATGCGCCTACAAGTCAGCGAACTATACGGCGAACGAGCGGCCAACAATATGCACATCCTTTATGGCGGTAGTGTCAACGAGCATGATGTCCGTAGCTATCTTGAGCTGCCGGAAGTTGACGGCGTTTTAGTAGGTGCAGCGAGTCTCAATTACCACCAATTTTCTGAGATTGTAAAAATTGCGTACCAGGTTCAAACCGAGAGGAAGTAA
- a CDS encoding phosphoglycerate kinase, with protein sequence MSFNKKTIRDIDVSGKKVLVRADYNVPLNDKGEITDDYRIQQSVPTLKYLLEHGAALILCSHLGRPDGKPDPKYSLFPVAKSLGKFLETGVEFVPDCTGERAEKAVNNLQPGQVLLLENLRFHAEEEANDATFAQQLASLADIFVQDGFGVVHRAHASTEGVTHYLPSAAGLLLEREVDTISGAMENPKRPLVAVIGGAKIADKIEILQRFLGIADAVAVGGAMANTFLHATGLKVGKSKIDPDDLPLAKEIMHTVTEVKKQRDFVFYLPQDGVVAKKLDSAAPTRIVDWSAHVIADIEAYPKRPVHEASQIAEDEMLLDIGPFSGAFIAGLLQLAETVVWNGTMGVTETKGLQGPVGPTAHGTELLTEAMLGQFGNKPFSIVGGGDTVGFVQSRGLTASFNHVSTGGGASLELMSGRKLPGVEALENK encoded by the coding sequence ATGAGCTTCAATAAAAAAACAATTCGGGATATTGATGTTTCAGGCAAAAAAGTCCTTGTGCGGGCAGATTACAACGTGCCGCTGAACGACAAGGGTGAAATAACGGACGACTATCGTATCCAGCAAAGCGTGCCAACGCTCAAATACCTTCTGGAGCATGGCGCCGCGCTCATACTTTGTTCTCACCTCGGCCGACCAGACGGTAAGCCAGACCCAAAGTACAGCCTTTTTCCAGTGGCAAAATCACTTGGGAAGTTCCTAGAAACAGGGGTAGAGTTTGTTCCGGATTGCACGGGCGAACGAGCCGAAAAGGCGGTGAACAATCTTCAGCCAGGTCAAGTGCTACTGCTCGAAAATCTCCGTTTTCATGCCGAAGAAGAAGCTAACGATGCTACCTTTGCCCAGCAGCTCGCTAGCCTGGCCGATATATTCGTACAGGACGGCTTTGGCGTGGTGCATCGGGCGCATGCTAGTACCGAAGGTGTAACACATTATTTACCGAGCGCGGCCGGTTTACTACTCGAAAGAGAAGTCGATACCATATCTGGAGCCATGGAGAACCCGAAACGTCCGCTTGTAGCAGTGATAGGCGGGGCGAAGATTGCCGATAAAATTGAAATATTGCAGCGATTTCTTGGTATTGCAGACGCCGTAGCTGTTGGTGGGGCTATGGCAAATACGTTTCTTCATGCCACTGGCCTCAAGGTTGGCAAAAGCAAAATCGACCCAGATGATCTCCCTCTCGCCAAAGAAATCATGCACACAGTTACCGAGGTAAAAAAACAGCGTGATTTTGTGTTTTACTTACCTCAAGACGGTGTGGTCGCCAAAAAACTTGACTCTGCTGCTCCGACGCGTATTGTCGACTGGAGTGCGCACGTCATTGCCGACATAGAGGCCTATCCAAAACGACCCGTTCACGAAGCCAGCCAGATAGCCGAGGATGAAATGTTACTGGACATTGGCCCGTTTAGCGGCGCTTTTATTGCCGGACTGCTGCAGCTCGCCGAAACCGTGGTTTGGAATGGCACTATGGGCGTGACAGAAACAAAGGGGTTGCAGGGTCCAGTTGGCCCAACGGCGCACGGTACCGAGCTTCTGACAGAAGCGATGCTCGGGCAATTTGGTAACAAGCCTTTTAGTATTGTTGGTGGTGGGGATACGGTTGGTTTTGTGCAAAGCCGGGGTCTAACGGCAAGCTTTAACCATGTTTCCACTGGTGGCGGAGCCAGCCTAGAATTGATGAGCGGTCGTAAATTGCCAGGTGTCGAAGCACTGGAGAACAAATGA
- the pyk gene encoding pyruvate kinase yields MIPQTHEHFVPLKRYKRTKIIATVGPATDSYAAIKRLIEDGANGLRLNFSHGDHPQKTQHIAWIRKASRELKKPVAIIQDLQGPKIRLGEFDDIITVQKGQTLKLGYDANWLETGIIPTQYDLSSKVKRGERLYIFDGKIRTKITTVREGIVYCEAENDGILIKRKGINLPDTDFGGDVITEKDRADLAYGSTQDIDYVAMSFIQSAADIESMRGILKNLGYDVKIIAKLETKLAIDNIEEIMQVTDAAMVARGDMAVEVNPEVVPVAQRQIISFGLQYGKPTIVATQMLGSMTESPEPSRAEVSDVATAVYLGADCVMLSDETAMGKYPHEAVKIMKRIINYSQQHGVVRVTFRSQAEKHPSRQLAISRGVIKMAESIHANAIVAETKTGATVLNIASERPDVPIIAVTDSHRTAQQLAIVYDVKSYVRPVSARAAQKITDFMQREHVFSKGDIIVMVSGKQPGVVGTTDTIKIRQLD; encoded by the coding sequence ATGATTCCGCAAACTCACGAGCATTTTGTGCCCCTTAAACGTTATAAACGTACCAAAATCATTGCCACAGTAGGCCCTGCCACCGATAGTTATGCCGCTATCAAGCGCCTCATAGAAGACGGTGCCAACGGTTTGCGCCTCAATTTTAGCCACGGCGATCACCCTCAAAAGACACAGCACATAGCGTGGATACGCAAAGCCAGCCGTGAGCTGAAAAAGCCTGTTGCTATCATTCAAGATTTACAGGGCCCCAAAATTCGTCTCGGTGAATTTGACGACATCATCACAGTACAAAAAGGTCAGACACTCAAACTAGGCTACGATGCTAACTGGCTCGAAACAGGCATAATCCCAACGCAGTACGACTTAAGCTCCAAGGTAAAACGCGGGGAAAGGTTGTATATTTTTGACGGCAAAATTCGTACCAAAATTACGACAGTCCGCGAAGGAATAGTTTATTGTGAAGCAGAAAACGACGGCATTTTGATTAAGCGCAAAGGTATCAACCTTCCAGATACAGATTTTGGCGGTGACGTCATAACCGAAAAAGATAGGGCAGACCTCGCTTACGGCAGCACACAGGATATTGACTATGTCGCAATGAGCTTTATCCAGTCTGCTGCGGATATCGAGTCAATGCGGGGCATACTAAAAAACCTTGGGTATGACGTTAAAATTATCGCTAAACTTGAAACCAAACTTGCCATCGACAACATTGAAGAAATTATGCAGGTGACCGATGCGGCAATGGTTGCTCGTGGTGACATGGCAGTTGAGGTAAATCCTGAAGTTGTACCAGTCGCACAGCGTCAAATTATCAGTTTTGGGCTGCAGTACGGCAAACCGACCATTGTCGCGACACAAATGCTCGGCAGTATGACCGAGTCCCCAGAACCAAGTCGTGCTGAAGTTTCTGATGTTGCCACGGCTGTATACCTCGGTGCTGACTGCGTCATGCTCAGTGATGAAACAGCCATGGGCAAATATCCGCACGAAGCTGTAAAGATTATGAAGAGAATTATCAATTATTCCCAGCAACACGGTGTGGTGAGAGTAACATTTCGGAGTCAGGCAGAAAAACATCCATCGCGCCAGCTGGCAATTAGCCGTGGCGTCATAAAAATGGCAGAAAGCATCCACGCCAACGCCATTGTGGCCGAAACCAAAACCGGTGCGACTGTGCTAAACATTGCCTCTGAACGTCCAGACGTACCGATAATTGCCGTAACAGACAGCCATCGCACCGCCCAACAACTTGCTATCGTCTACGACGTAAAAAGCTACGTGCGACCAGTCAGCGCTCGTGCAGCCCAAAAAATCACTGATTTCATGCAGCGCGAGCATGTATTTAGCAAAGGCGATATCATTGTCATGGTGAGTGGTAAGCAGCCTGGAGTCGTTGGTACAACTGATACTATCAAAATCCGCCAGCTCGACTAA